DNA from Asanoa sp. WMMD1127:
CCAGGGTCGCGCCGGGGCACGACGTGGCGTAGTCGCGTTCGGTCCGGCCGAGGCCGCTCATTGCGTGCGTGGTGAAGGGATGGAGCGTCTTGCCACTGAGGTCGAGCGCCTCGGTGAAGGTCGACATGATCATGGGGGCGCGGACGTTCCAGATGGGGGAACCGAGAAGCACCGTGTCGTACGGCTCGACGGCTGGCAGTGGGTTGGCGATCGCCGGTCGGGCATCGTCCTCCTGTTCGCGGACGTTGCGGGCGACGGTCGGGTCGTAGGCGTCCGGGTACGGTTCGGCGGCCTCGATGCGGTGGACGTCGCACCGGATGAGCCGGGCGATCAGGTCGGCGACGCGTTGGGTGTTGCCGACCTCGAGCCACCGTCGGCCGCCGTCCCAGTAGTTCTCGCCGGCCCGCGAGAAGTAAGCCAACAGCACGGAACCGGGTTTGCCTTCCGCACTGCCGGTGCATGCGGTCAGTGCCGCTCCCGCGGCGCCGAGGAGGACGGCCCGTCGCGTGGCGCCGGAGCTTCGCATCGGCGACATCAGTCGACGCGGCGGCTGCCGAGGCAGGCGACCATCTCGGGGTCGCGGTGGTCGAAGAACATGCTGGCGCCGGTGTCCAGGGCGGCGATGCTCGTCATCTCGTCGTCGGTGAGGTCGAAGTCGAAGACGGCCAGGTTCTGCGCCATCCGATCGGGGCGGACGGACTTGGGGATGACCACCACGTCGCGCTGGATGAGCCAGCGGAGGACGACCTGGGCGACCGATCTGCCGTGCGCGTCGCCGATCCGGGTCAGCACCGGGTTGGTGAACAGGTTGTTCCGGCCCTCGGCGAACGGCCCCCAGGACTCGATCTGCACGCCGTGTTCGCGCATGACCCTTTGGTCGGCGGCGCGCTGGAAGAACGGGTGGGTCTCGACCTGGTTGACGGCGGATGTGATGTCGTTGTGCGTGACGAGATCGACGAGCCGGTCGCGGTGGAAATTCGAGACCCCGATCGCCCGGATCAGGCCCTCGGCCTGCAGCTTCTCCATGGCGTGCCAGGAGCTGTAGTAGTCGCCCAGGGGCTGGTGGATCAGGTACAGGTCGAGGTAGTCCAGGCCGAGCCTGCGCAGGGACTGGTCGAACTCGCGCCGGGCGGTTGGTTCGCCGGTGTGCTGGATCCACAGCTTGGTCGTGACGAACAGCTCGTCCCGCGGGATGCCGCTCCGGGCGATCGCCCGGCCGACTGCCTCTTCGTTGCCGTACGAGGCCGCGGTGTCGATGGCCCGGTAGCCGGCGGCGAGGGCGTCGGCGACGACCCGCTCGGTCTGGTCGTCAGGCACCTGGAACACCCCGAAGCCGAGGATCGGCATCTGAACACCGTTGTTGAGCGTGACGAGACGGTTGGAAGCGGCCATGACGTCCACGTAACCGCATTCCCGGAGCGGCAGGCAGTGACGGTCGTGCCCGGTAACGCCAGACCCTCCCTGCCGCACGGCCGAACGACGTACGGTCGAGAACCGTGGACAACCGGAGCGAGGTGCGCGACTTCCTCACCAGTCGCCGCGAGCGGCTCACGCCCGAGCAGGCCGGGGTGCCGCTCTTCGGCGGCAAGCGACGGGTGAAGGGCCTGCGCCGGGAAGAGGTCGCGATGCTCGCCGGCATGAGCACCGACTATTACACCCGCCTCGAACGGGGCAACCTGAGCGGCGTCTCCCCGGCCGTCCTCGAATCGCTGGCCCGGGCGCTGCAGCTCGACGAGGCGGAACGCGCTCACCTGCTCGACCTGGCCGACAGCGCCCAGCCGGCCGTGGCGGGCCGACGGGCGGGCCGCTCGTCGAGCCGCGCCGGCGTACGTCCTGGCGTGCAGCGAATCTTGGACACGATCCATGCTCCGGCTTACGTCCGGAACGGACGCATGGACATCCTGGCCACGAACCGGCTCGGCCGGGCCCTGTTCACCGAGGCCGTGGGCAGCGGCACCACCTTCAATCTCGCCCGCTACCTGTTCCTGGACCCGCGCTCCGCGGACTTCTACCGGGATTGGCGAACCGTCGCCTCCGACGCTGTGGCCGCTCTGCGCACCGAAGCAGGCCGCAACCCGTACGACCGCGGCCTGACCGATCTGGTCGGCGAGCTCAGCACCCGCAGCGAGTGGTTCCGCACCTGGTGGGCGACCCACGACGTGAAGCTGCACCACACCGCGGCCAAGAGCATCCACCACGCGGTCGCCGGCGAACTCGAGCTGACCGGCGAAGCCCTCCACCTTCCCGGCGAGCCCGGCCTGACCATCATCACCTACACGTGGGAGCCGGCCAGCCCCACCGCGCAGGCACTGGCTTTCCTCGACAGCTGGAGCGACCGGCCCGCGAGCGGCGCGGACGGGACCAGCTCCTCGGGCCGACCCGCCGCAAACTGAGCCGCCGCGAGCAGAGCCGGGCACGGCGACCCAGGGCTTGAACGGAACCGTCTGTTCCGCTAGGCTCAGGTTCGGAACGGGCCACTCCGTTCCGAACCTCAGGGGAGCTGATCATGAGCGGGAACATCCAGCGCGAGAATGTCGTCGTCAGCGGCTGGGACGTGCTCGACGAGGCGCATCGCGTGCTGCGTCGGACGGTCGCGGGCGTCGGCGCGGACGCCTGGGACCGGCGCACCCCGTGCGCCGAGTGGAACGTCACCCAGGTGCTGCAGCACGCCGCGGGGGACCAGCTCGGCTACGCGGCGGCGATCACCGGCCAGGGTGGTCCGACCGAGAACCCGTTCGCCCCGTCCGGTCAGCTCGCGCAGGAGCCGATGGCCTACCTGGACCCGGCACTCAACGCCGCGGCCGCCGCATGGGCCACCGTCGGCAAGGACGTCGAGACCGCCATGACGCCGCTGCCGTTGGGTCCGTTGCCGACCTGGGTCGGATCGGGTGCGGCCGCCCTCGACGCCGCGGTGCACGCGTGGGACATCGCCGTGGCGTCCGGGCAGCCGTCGCCGCTGACCGAGGAGCTGTCCCGGTCCCTGATGGCGGTCGCGGTCGAGATCGTCGAACCGCTGCGGGCCTTCGCCTTCGCTCCCGCGATCGAGCCGGCGCCCGGCGACGACCACACCACCGCGCTGCTGAAGTACCTCGGCCGCCGCGCCGACTGGACCGCCTGATCCGCGACGCTGTCCCAGCGGCCGCCGGCCGCTGGGACGGCTCGAGCAGCCAAGCCCAGGTGGAGCGTCAGTCCAGGAAGGTCACGGTCTCCGAGACCGGCGCGTGGCGGACGCGCGGATGCATGACCGCCGGATCGGCGAAGCCGATCGACATGCCACAGAACAGCAGTCGTTCGGGCGGCGGGCCGGTCACCTCGGCGACGGCGCGGTGGAACTCCGCCCACGCCTCCTGCGCGCAGCTGTGCAACCCTTCGGCCCGCAGCAGCAGCATCACCGTCTGCAGATAGATGCCGACGTCAGCCCATCGCGGCGCCGGCATGTCGCGGTCCAGGTAACAGAACAGGGCGGTGCCGGCGCCGAAGCAGGTCCAGTTCCGGGCCCGGATGCGTGCGCGACCCGCGACGTCGCCGCGTGCGACTCCCTGCGAGCCGTAGAGAACATCGCCCAGCGCCGCCATTCGTTCGCGGTATGGCGGGCGCAGGTGCGGCGGGTAGATCGCGAACTCCCGCTCGTCACCCGAGTCGCCGACGGCGATTCGGTCGGCGACTGCCTTCTTCAAAGAAGCCAGCGGATCACCGCTCACCACGTACACGTGCCAGGGCTGCAGGTTGCTGCCCGACGGGGCATCGGCGGCCGCGGTCAGCACCCGCTCGAGCACCGCACGCGGAACAGGCTGATCGGTGAATCGACGAATCGACTGCCTCGTCCGCACCGCATGATAAACGTCCAAAGTGGTCTCAGCTCCGATCGGTGGCCAGCCGCGGGCACGGCGGCCGGGTCAGCCTGGCGTACGACGCGGCGGCCACCAGCAGTCCCACGCCCCAGAGCGAGTAGCCGCCCATCTCCAGCAGCAAGGGCAGGAACGGCCCGCCGAACGCGCCGCGGATCCAGGCGGTCATTCCGGCGATGCCGAAGTACGCCGTCAGGCTCGCCCCGATGAACAGGCCGGTGCCGAGCACCAGCCACCGCGGCACCGCCCGGCCGCGCAGCGGGACCACCCAGGCCGGCCAGAGCCGACCCCAGCGGTGCGCCAGCGCCAAGGGCAACAGCGTGCCGGTCAGGCTCATCAGCACCACGAAGACCGCCAGCGCGGTCCAGGAGACGTCCGTCGTCGCGGACGGCCACCGCCCGGCGAGCGTGTCGACAAGCCACACGCTCATCCGGGCCACGTACCCGGCGACGGCGAGGTAGGCGCCCGCGAACGCCCAGCCGGGCGCCGGCTCCGCCCGGCTCTCCGGCGACCTGCCGTGGACCCGCCCGCACGACTCGCAGGCATGCGCGGCCAGCCTCCGCTCGCGGGCGGCGATGACCAGGCAGAAGACGCCACCGGCGGCGCCGCTGCCGGTCGCCAGCAGGCTGGTGACGCTGCCGGGCCGGGCACCCTCGAACAGCAGCGACACCACGACCACCGGGAACAGGAAGGAATAGACGCACAAGGCGGCGCCGGCGACGGCGTTGAGCACCGCGAGCGCGTGGCGGCCGGTGTCGCTCACGTCGCGGCGGGCGGCAACCGCGGCGCAGAGGCACGCCACGGCCGCGAGAACGCCGAGGACGACCGGCACCCATCCACCCGGAAAGTACGACTCGCGGCCGTTCAGCAACCGAGGCTCGCCCACGACGGCCCACCACGCGTGCACCAGGGCGTACGCGATCTGCCAGACCACCGCGGCGATTCGGGCCCCGTAGACATCGCTGCGCACCTCGCTGACGCTAGGCACGGGTGCGCCGGGCCACCTCCCACTGTGGAGGGAGCGACCTCCCCCACAGAGGTGAGGTCACGGCGCGGGGCGGAGGCCCTGGCGCCAGCTCGGGTGCGCCGGCTGCCAGCCGAGCTCGCGCTTGGCCTTGGCGTTGGACGCGCCGCGCAGTTCCGTCATGAGCACGACGCCCGCCGCTCCGGCGGCCAGCCGGCCGACGAACCGCGGCACCCGCATCGGTTTCCTGGCCCTCAGCATCGCCGCGAGCTCCGGCAGCCATTCCGCGACCGGGGCGGGGTCGTCGTCGACGATGTTGTAGACACCGCGGCCACCGTGGTGCACCGCCGCGACCGTGGCCTCCGCGGCGTCGGCGACGTGGACGAACGACCACACCCCGCCGCCGTCGCCGACGATCGGGAACTTGCGCGCGCGGATCATCTCGACCTGTGCCGACCCCGGTGCCATGGAGGTGCCGGGTCCGTAGAACGCGCCGTACCGCAGCACGATCCCTTCCGTCCAGGCGGCGCCGAGCACGGCCGTCTCCAGGTGCTCGATCGCGGCGATCATCGGTGCCATCTGGCGGACCGGCGCGCGGTCCAGGGGATCCCGTTCGGTCTTGACCGGCCCGCCGGTCCGGCCGTAGGTGAACGCGCCGTTGCTCTGGGCGACGAACCGCCGCACCCCGGCCGCACGCGCGGCCGCGAGCAGGTTGTCGGTGCCCTCGACCCGCAACCGGTTGGTGGCGGCGAAGCTGCGGTCGAAATGGCGTGTGTCGACATG
Protein-coding regions in this window:
- a CDS encoding flavodoxin codes for the protein MLLAYFSRAGENYWDGGRRWLEVGNTQRVADLIARLIRCDVHRIEAAEPYPDAYDPTVARNVREQEDDARPAIANPLPAVEPYDTVLLGSPIWNVRAPMIMSTFTEALDLSGKTLHPFTTHAMSGLGRTERDYATSCPGATLGEGLAVRGEEVTAAQPDVEAWLRRIGLL
- a CDS encoding aldo/keto reductase: MAASNRLVTLNNGVQMPILGFGVFQVPDDQTERVVADALAAGYRAIDTAASYGNEEAVGRAIARSGIPRDELFVTTKLWIQHTGEPTARREFDQSLRRLGLDYLDLYLIHQPLGDYYSSWHAMEKLQAEGLIRAIGVSNFHRDRLVDLVTHNDITSAVNQVETHPFFQRAADQRVMREHGVQIESWGPFAEGRNNLFTNPVLTRIGDAHGRSVAQVVLRWLIQRDVVVIPKSVRPDRMAQNLAVFDFDLTDDEMTSIAALDTGASMFFDHRDPEMVACLGSRRVD
- a CDS encoding NAD(P)-dependent oxidoreductase, with the protein product MRVLVAGATGAMGKELVPRLVAAGHEVFAMVRGESNKGRAAQLGAVPVIADALDRAEVEAAVREAAPEVVVHQLTAIGHVDTRHFDRSFAATNRLRVEGTDNLLAAARAAGVRRFVAQSNGAFTYGRTGGPVKTERDPLDRAPVRQMAPMIAAIEHLETAVLGAAWTEGIVLRYGAFYGPGTSMAPGSAQVEMIRARKFPIVGDGGGVWSFVHVADAAEATVAAVHHGGRGVYNIVDDDPAPVAEWLPELAAMLRARKPMRVPRFVGRLAAGAAGVVLMTELRGASNAKAKRELGWQPAHPSWRQGLRPAP
- a CDS encoding TIGR03086 family metal-binding protein, which codes for MSGNIQRENVVVSGWDVLDEAHRVLRRTVAGVGADAWDRRTPCAEWNVTQVLQHAAGDQLGYAAAITGQGGPTENPFAPSGQLAQEPMAYLDPALNAAAAAWATVGKDVETAMTPLPLGPLPTWVGSGAAALDAAVHAWDIAVASGQPSPLTEELSRSLMAVAVEIVEPLRAFAFAPAIEPAPGDDHTTALLKYLGRRADWTA
- a CDS encoding helix-turn-helix transcriptional regulator; amino-acid sequence: MDNRSEVRDFLTSRRERLTPEQAGVPLFGGKRRVKGLRREEVAMLAGMSTDYYTRLERGNLSGVSPAVLESLARALQLDEAERAHLLDLADSAQPAVAGRRAGRSSSRAGVRPGVQRILDTIHAPAYVRNGRMDILATNRLGRALFTEAVGSGTTFNLARYLFLDPRSADFYRDWRTVASDAVAALRTEAGRNPYDRGLTDLVGELSTRSEWFRTWWATHDVKLHHTAAKSIHHAVAGELELTGEALHLPGEPGLTIITYTWEPASPTAQALAFLDSWSDRPASGADGTSSSGRPAAN
- a CDS encoding nitroreductase; this translates as MRTRQSIRRFTDQPVPRAVLERVLTAAADAPSGSNLQPWHVYVVSGDPLASLKKAVADRIAVGDSGDEREFAIYPPHLRPPYRERMAALGDVLYGSQGVARGDVAGRARIRARNWTCFGAGTALFCYLDRDMPAPRWADVGIYLQTVMLLLRAEGLHSCAQEAWAEFHRAVAEVTGPPPERLLFCGMSIGFADPAVMHPRVRHAPVSETVTFLD